A part of Paenibacillus sp. IHBB 10380 genomic DNA contains:
- a CDS encoding SDR family NAD(P)-dependent oxidoreductase yields the protein MNKGHFIITGTSRGIGEQLARMLLDNGNCVHGISRGDSNILDNYKNYTHHHFDLSNILGIEPLLKEIFSQINLNASEMICLINNAAMIEPLKTIDNCNAEEINKNIQISLIAPMVLTSYFINQMDDVPIRKKIINISSGSGSYPAPAMSVYCTAKAGINMFTQCIGAEQSKRQYPIEIIAVDPGMVETELQQVVRGKDDQDFEMAKLFKQAHQTGQLQSTEELGKHLINIIDKKIEPGKLVKYFEG from the coding sequence ATGAATAAAGGTCACTTCATAATCACTGGAACATCAAGAGGTATCGGTGAACAATTAGCCAGAATGCTCCTTGATAATGGAAATTGTGTACATGGTATTTCACGTGGTGATTCAAATATTTTAGATAATTACAAAAATTACACCCATCATCATTTTGATTTGAGTAATATACTGGGAATCGAACCATTACTGAAAGAGATTTTCAGTCAAATTAATTTAAATGCTTCGGAAATGATTTGCCTTATTAATAATGCTGCCATGATCGAACCTTTAAAAACCATAGACAATTGTAATGCCGAAGAAATTAATAAGAACATACAAATAAGTCTAATTGCTCCGATGGTTTTGACTTCTTACTTTATAAATCAAATGGATGACGTTCCAATAAGGAAAAAGATTATAAATATATCTTCAGGTTCTGGGTCATATCCAGCACCCGCGATGAGCGTGTATTGTACTGCTAAAGCTGGAATAAATATGTTTACTCAATGTATCGGGGCTGAGCAATCGAAGCGACAATATCCAATAGAGATAATTGCTGTAGATCCAGGTATGGTTGAAACGGAATTGCAGCAAGTCGTGAGAGGAAAGGATGATCAAGATTTTGAAATGGCTAAATTGTTTAAACAGGCACATCAAACAGGACAGTTACAATCAACTGAAGAGCTTGGGAAACACTTAATAAATATTATTGATAAGAAGATTGAACCTGGAAAGCTCGTTAAGTACTTTGAGGGCTAA
- a CDS encoding GNAT family N-acetyltransferase, translating into MLNILETTRLLVKQYTMNDFEPLNSILSDPITMSFWPSPFKVDQTEQWLKRNIESYNNNGYGRWGLELKDTGDLIGDVGIVKTEIDGQPEYDLGYIIYSEYWKQGFAFEAAQACLQYGLHDLKLRRICVNMPSDHVASMRVAEKLGMILEKQFINQRNRNILTNLFYKSDS; encoded by the coding sequence GTTAAACATCTTAGAAACCACAAGACTCTTAGTTAAGCAGTATACAATGAACGACTTTGAGCCATTAAATTCTATTTTATCTGATCCTATTACAATGTCATTTTGGCCTTCTCCGTTTAAGGTTGATCAAACGGAACAATGGTTAAAACGAAATATCGAATCTTACAATAATAATGGATATGGCAGATGGGGATTAGAATTAAAAGATACCGGTGACTTGATTGGTGATGTAGGGATAGTAAAAACTGAAATAGATGGACAACCCGAATATGACTTAGGGTATATTATTTACTCTGAATATTGGAAGCAAGGATTTGCCTTTGAAGCAGCTCAAGCATGCTTGCAATACGGACTACATGATCTAAAACTTAGACGGATATGTGTAAATATGCCAAGTGATCATGTTGCTTCTATGAGAGTTGCTGAGAAACTAGGTATGATACTAGAAAAGCAATTTATTAATCAAAGAAATAGAAACATATTAACCAATCTTTTTTATAAGAGTGATTCATGA